A stretch of the Dichotomicrobium thermohalophilum genome encodes the following:
- a CDS encoding F0F1 ATP synthase subunit C, which produces MEGADLIAMVSIITAGLTIAIGSIGPALGEARAAAQALEALARQPDEANTITRTLFVSLAMIESTAIYCFVVSMILIFANPFWSPAQGVTGG; this is translated from the coding sequence ATGGAAGGCGCAGACCTGATTGCGATGGTTTCGATCATCACCGCCGGCCTGACGATCGCCATCGGCTCGATCGGACCGGCGCTGGGTGAGGCGCGGGCGGCGGCGCAGGCGCTGGAAGCTCTGGCGCGCCAGCCGGACGAGGCGAACACGATCACGCGTACGCTTTTCGTCTCGCTCGCGATGATCGAGTCGACCGCGATCTACTGCTTCGTCGTCTCCATGATCCTGATCTTTGCCAACCCGTTCTGGAGCCCCGCTCAAGGCGTGACCGGAGGCTGA